From bacterium, a single genomic window includes:
- a CDS encoding BamA/TamA family outer membrane protein, translated as MPSHTSPPTRPRRIFAVVCATVCAVLALLGAAAARAQNELTQDAPVFGAITVEGNTSTQSALILHELGFAEGDPFDFEVLDRAWEHLEDLGWFAYVDLVVDDEGGDVVPVTVVVEEDATMRYYPIIDYDRRWDVLLGARVYDINLRGRGERLSLAATWYARHGYDADWEHPWLFGVDGLSWGLAAGWERADFVHRDTDFDRWQLGTRVRWDYRRPLFAQAELSAGGFRQESAMSDLPDPWPAATRRRATLRGTLGLDSRNQPWYPTRGFYHRLIAERVLGDGFDDFTLLTGDLRAFLPLPWDHVLALRTWGRRAEGRVPPEDLLWWGGPETLRGYGYASVVGDEGFLLSAEYRWPLFLMTISGDGRVIGVGLHAFSDIGANWFDGGGRHPLASWGGGAHINISNHQFRFELAVPEHDDTVFQFMDSFNF; from the coding sequence ATGCCGTCCCACACTTCCCCGCCGACCCGCCCGCGACGCATCTTCGCGGTCGTCTGCGCGACCGTCTGCGCGGTGCTGGCCCTGCTCGGCGCCGCCGCCGCGCGCGCCCAGAACGAGCTCACCCAAGACGCGCCCGTGTTCGGCGCGATCACCGTCGAAGGCAACACCTCCACGCAATCCGCGCTCATCCTGCACGAGCTCGGCTTCGCCGAGGGCGACCCCTTCGATTTCGAGGTCCTGGACCGGGCCTGGGAGCACCTGGAGGACCTGGGCTGGTTCGCCTACGTGGACCTGGTGGTCGACGACGAGGGCGGCGACGTCGTCCCGGTCACCGTGGTCGTCGAAGAAGACGCGACGATGCGCTACTACCCGATCATCGACTACGACCGCCGCTGGGACGTGCTGCTCGGCGCCCGCGTCTACGACATCAACCTCCGGGGCCGGGGCGAACGCCTCTCCCTCGCCGCCACCTGGTACGCGCGGCACGGCTACGACGCCGACTGGGAGCACCCCTGGCTGTTCGGCGTGGACGGCCTGTCCTGGGGCCTGGCCGCCGGCTGGGAGCGCGCCGACTTCGTCCACCGCGACACGGATTTCGACCGCTGGCAGCTCGGCACCCGGGTGCGCTGGGACTACCGCCGACCCCTGTTCGCGCAGGCCGAGCTGTCCGCCGGCGGCTTCCGCCAAGAGAGCGCCATGAGCGACCTGCCGGATCCCTGGCCGGCCGCGACGCGCCGTCGCGCGACGCTGCGCGGCACCCTCGGGCTCGACAGCCGCAACCAGCCCTGGTACCCCACGCGCGGCTTCTACCACCGGCTGATCGCCGAGCGCGTCCTCGGCGACGGGTTCGACGACTTCACGCTGCTGACCGGCGATCTGCGGGCCTTCCTGCCGCTGCCCTGGGACCACGTGCTGGCGCTGCGCACCTGGGGGCGGCGTGCCGAGGGCCGCGTCCCCCCCGAGGACCTGCTCTGGTGGGGCGGTCCCGAGACCCTGCGCGGCTACGGGTACGCCAGCGTGGTGGGCGACGAGGGCTTCCTGCTGAGCGCCGAGTACCGCTGGCCGCTGTTCCTGATGACGATCTCCGGCGACGGGCGCGTCATCGGCGTGGGCCTGCACGCCTTCTCCGACATCGGCGCGAACTGGTTCGACGGCGGCGGGCGCCACCCCCTGGCCAGCTGGGGCGGCGGCGCGCACATCAACATCTCGAACCACCAGTTCCGCTTCGAGCTGGCGGTGCCCGAGCACGATGACACGGTGTTCCAGTTCATGGACTCCTTCAATTTCTGA